The Saccharothrix violaceirubra genome segment TGGGACGGAACCGACCCGACGCCGTCACGGCGGTGCGCCGTCCTCGAACTCGACGGCTCGCTGCTGCACCGGCTGCGGACCGCCGTCGCCGCGCTGCCCGCCGTCACGACCGTCGAGGCCGACCCGTCGGCCGTCGTCGACGGTGATCGGGTCGTGCTGCTGGGCGCGTCGCCCGCCGAGCCGACCGGGACGCTGCCCGCCTCGCCGGCCGTGCTGCGCTGCCTCGACACCGCGCGGTCCGGCGTAAGGGTGCCGGAACTGGTGCGCGACCTCGCCGCCGGCACGGGCGGCGACCACGACGCGGCGGCCCGGTTCGTCGCCCGCCTGCTCGACACCGGCTTGCTGCGCCCGCGATCACCCGTGCCGGACCTCGAACCCGACCAGCTCGGTCGGCTGTCCGAGGCCCTGACCGGACACCCCGACCTGGGCCGGCTGGTCGATGCCGTGCGCGTGCCGCTGGTGGCCGACATCCCGCCGGCCGAGGTGGCGCGGCACCGGGCCCGACTCGACGACCTCGGCACGGCGTGGTCCGCCCTCGCCGACCGGCTCGACCTGCCCGGCGAGGTCCGGGTGCACGAGACCGTCGTGGCCACCGGACCGTCCCGGGCGCTGGACCCGACGACGTGGACGCCGCACCTGGACGATCTCGACGTCGTGCGCCGCTGGCTGGTGGTGTTCGACTGGAAGGTGCCGATCAGGCTCGCGGTCGCCGAGTTCGTGCGCACGAGGTTCGGCGCGGGTGCCCGGGTACCGCTGCCGGTGCTCCACCGGGAGATTCGCCTCGCTGTGGCCCACGACCGCTCGCCGCTGGGCGACGTCCTGCGCGCCCTGCTGGGTCCGACGGCCCGGCCGTGGTTCGCCGACCTGGACTCGGCCGCGGTGCCGCGCTTCGCCGAACTCCGCGCGCTGCGCGCCGCCGCCGGTGCGCCGGCCGACCGGGAACCGGACGTCGAGGGGCCGAAGTCGGGTGGGCCGGACCATCGGATCACCTCCGCTTCGGACCCCGGCACGGCAGGCAGCGGTTCGGCACGCCTCGACCGGGAACACCCGGCCCCGGAAGATCGACACCGGCGGGCCGACGTCCCCGATCGGACCTGCCCGCGGCCGGCCGGTACCCACCCCGATCCGGCAGGCGGGCGGTGGACCGCAGCGGATCCGACCGCCGAGGAGTCGGTGGGCACGGAGCCTGTCGGCGCGGAACGGATCGCCAGGGGACGGAACGGTCCGGAGTGGACCGTCGCGGAATCGGCCGGCCCAGGGGGGACGAACGCACCACAGCCCGACATCGTGCGCATCGACCCGGCCGAGGTCGCCGCGCAGATCCGGTCCTGGCCGGCGTGGCTGACCGGGCCGGCGTCGGTCGGGTGCTACCTCCAGCGGGCCGACGACCGACTGGTGCTCAACGCCGTCCACGCCGGGCATGGGCGTCAGACCGCACGCGTGCGCCACCTGCTCGACCGCGCGGGCGCACCGGTACCGGCTCGCGCACCCGACCCGCGCGTCGCGGAGTTCACCGGCCTGTTCGGTTCGACGCTCAACGCCCGCGTACCCACCGCCCGGTACGAGATCGGCTACCCCGGCACGACGGGGGCACCGGGCGGAGAGCGGTTGCCCGTCGCCGACCTCGTCGTCCGCCACGACCCCGACCTCGACCTGGTCGGCCTGTGGCACGCGGACACCCCGGTCGTGCCGGTGCACCCCGGCATGATGGCCGACTTCCACCTGCCGCCGCTGGCCCGCTTCGCCGACCGGGCTTTCAACCCGGCCTACCAGGTGCACCCGAGCGCGCCACCGCTGGTGCCGCACGACGCGACACCGGACGCGGTGGTCCGGCTGCCCAGGGTAGAGATCGGTTCGGTGGTGGTGCGCCGGGCGCGGTGGACGTTCCCGATCGACCGCGTCCCGCCGCGCACGGCCGCCGGCTCCGACGCCGACCACCTGCTGCGGTTGGCGGCGTGGCGGCGGGAGCACGGGGTTCCCGCGCGGTGCTTCGCCCGCTCTTGGGGCGAGGAGACGGCGGTCAGCGTCGCCAAGGCGCGCAAACCGTCCTATGTGGACTTCGGCGACTGGTTCCTGGTCGCCGCGTTCGACCGCCGGCTGTCCGGCCGGAGCACCGTGCTGCTGGAGGAGGCGCTACCCGAACCGGGCGCCGACGGCACGCACGTCGCGGAGTACTTCGTGGAACTCGACGACCGGGAGGAGGCACCGTGATCCGCACGACCACCGCCGCGGACTGGCTCGCGGCACACCTGTTCCACCACGGGAACCTGGACGACCTGCTCGTCCGCCTCGTCGCGCCGCTGGTGCGCGAACTGGACCGGCCGGCGTTCTTCCTGCGCTACTGGGACGGCGGCAACCACGTGCGGCTGCGGGTCCTCGCGCCGGACGACCGCGACGCGGTCGGCGCCGTGATCCGCGACCGGGCCGAGGCGTACTTCGCCGAATCGCCCGCACCCGACCTGATGAGCGCCGAGCACTACCGGTCGGTGGCACCGGGACTGGCGCTGGGCGAGGGTCTGACCGACTACCTGCCCGAGTTGCGGCCCAACAACTCCGTGCTGTTCCAGCCGTACACGCGGGAACACCACCGCTACGGCCACGGCGCCTCGATGGAGGCCGCCGAGCACCACTTCGCCGAGTCCAGCGCGGTCGTGCTCGACCTGCTCGGCACGCACCCGTCGACCAGGCAGCGCGACACCGCCTGCTACGCGCTGATCCTGCTGGCCTGGTTCGCCGCCGAGCCCGACCCGGTCCGGCTGACGGCCTGGCGCGACCGGCTCGACCGTGGCTGGGCCGAGCGGTTCGGGCCGCTCGGCGTCGTCGCCGAGGCCGAGTCGGCACAGGTGTTCGAGCGGGACCGGGGCACGTTGGTCGCGATCGCCGACCGGCTGCGCGCGGGACGCGTGGGCGGCTCGGTCCTGGGGCGCTGGTCGGCGTCGGTCACGGCGCTCGCCGCGAGCCTGCGGCGACCCGACGCGCGCGCGCCGGAGGGCGGTCCGCTGCCGGTGCTCGACGCGTGCGCGCACCTGCTGTGCAACCGGCTCGGGGTCTCCCCCGCCGCCGAGGTGCACCTGCGCCGACTCGCGGTCGCGGCCGTGCTGGAGGCCACCCGATGACCCGGCACCCACTCCGCGCGGGCCGGCCCACCGCACCGGGCGGCCACGCCCAGGACGCCCGGCGACCCCGCGCCCGACACCGGGATCGACCCGACCGGAACGACGGCCGCCCGATGAGCCGGCACGCCGTTCACCACGAGCGCACGCCCGACACCGAACGGACGGCACCCGACTCCAAGACCCGTCCGCGCGACACCGGCCCGGCTCGCGCGGGACGGCAGCCGGAGGCGACCCGATGACGCCGCACGCACTGCACATCGCCCACCACGCCCCGGATTGCGACGACCTGCTGCTCGACGCCGTCCGACCGGTCCTGGAGTCCGTGCCCGGCGGGTACTTCCTGCGCCACTGGCAACGCGGGCCGCACCTGCGGGTGATCACCCCGGAGCCGGTGCCGGACGACGACGTCCGCCGCCTGGCCGACCACCTGGCCGCGCACCCGTCGACGACCGTGCTCGACCAGGACGCGCTGCTGCCGGCGCACCGGAGGCTGGCGGCGGCCGAGCAGGTCTCCGGGCCGCTCACGCCGTTCTACCCGGACAACACCGTGCGCCGGGCCGACCACGACGACCGGTCCGCGGTGCTCGGCGCGGCGGCGGACCTCGTGACGGCCGCGCACGTCGCGACGACCCCGGTGCTGTTCGACGTGCTGACCGACGTCCGGGCGGGCGGCTCACGGCTCGGCATCGCGCTCGACCTCGTGCTGGCGACCGCGCACGCCTACGCCGAGGGCGGCATCGCGGGCGGTTTCGTGTCGTTCCGGTCGCACGCCGAGGCGTTCCTGGCCGACGGCGACCGCGAAGCGGTACGACGGCGCTGGGACGGCGAGTACGCACGACGCCGCGAAGCCCTGCGCGACCGGCTCGACGCCGTAACGTCTACTGTGGACTGCGAGGCCGCCGTGCCGCACGTGCGCCGCTGGCTGGCCGCCCTCGACCCGGTCCGCGACCGGGCCGGGGAACTGCTCGCCACCGGCGAACTGGCCTTCGACCGCGTGCGCGGCGCCGCGACCAGTGAGTTCCACCGCACGCTCGACACGAACGAGCGGTGGCACGCCGAGGTGGCGCCCTCGGTCGCGTTCGGCACGTACCGGGTGCTGCTGAACTGCGCCTACCTCCAACTCACCCGACTGGGCATCCGGCCCGTCGAGCGGTTCGCCCTGTGCCACCTCGCGGCCAACGCCGTCGAGGAACGCGAGGGTGTCCGCGCGCTCGACCTGGTGCGGGACGACCCCACACCCGTGAACCACCTGGCCACCAACGACTTGGGGGGACGACCATGACCGACATCGCGGTCGCGGCGGACGTGGGCGAGCTGTTGTCGCTGCGGCCCGGCGTCTACAGCGCGATCGGCCGGGACGGCGGTGTCGCGCTGCTCGCGTGGCCCAACGCCGACCGGCTCGGCGAACTCGACGAAGACCTGCACGCGGTCCTGCGCGCCCTGGCCGCCGGTCCGACCGGCACCGGTGCGCTCCGCGCCCTCGCCGACCCGGAACGGGTCGACGCCCTGCTCGACCGCCTGCGGCATGGCGGGTGGCTGGCCGTGACGGTGGTGTGGCGCGATCGACCGCTCTACACGCTGGTGCCGCTCACGACACCGCCGCCGATGCCCGGACACGTGCCCGCGGACCCCGTGCTGTCCCGGTTCGCGGTGCTGCACCGGGTCGACGGCGAGACGGTGGCAGAATCGCCGCGCGCGTGGTGCGACACGCGGGTCCACGACGCGGACGTGCTGGCGCTGCTGGCGGGCCTGCCCGCCGGCGGCCTGCCCGAGCGGGTCGTGCGCGACCTGCACTGGGCCGGCGTCCTCGTGCCGGACACGGGC includes the following:
- a CDS encoding lantibiotic dehydratase, which gives rise to MVTPPEGRSPAGPWRVADAPVVRLAGLPAALLTTLRCGVTAAAVDLLDAETAWLAREGAGLADVLHDLIGARDDGPRDRPALIGLRRAVHRGRVPGRREADVLDTLPAAFAARVRAWCERTAAHRVAVAGLDDLLTADRERVVGVLRDTAADPLVRRALVLASPELLAELDRWVADPRRVPQAQKLVRLVRFLVRATAKTSPFSTFLDTGLGVWDGTDPTPSRRCAVLELDGSLLHRLRTAVAALPAVTTVEADPSAVVDGDRVVLLGASPAEPTGTLPASPAVLRCLDTARSGVRVPELVRDLAAGTGGDHDAAARFVARLLDTGLLRPRSPVPDLEPDQLGRLSEALTGHPDLGRLVDAVRVPLVADIPPAEVARHRARLDDLGTAWSALADRLDLPGEVRVHETVVATGPSRALDPTTWTPHLDDLDVVRRWLVVFDWKVPIRLAVAEFVRTRFGAGARVPLPVLHREIRLAVAHDRSPLGDVLRALLGPTARPWFADLDSAAVPRFAELRALRAAAGAPADREPDVEGPKSGGPDHRITSASDPGTAGSGSARLDREHPAPEDRHRRADVPDRTCPRPAGTHPDPAGGRWTAADPTAEESVGTEPVGAERIARGRNGPEWTVAESAGPGGTNAPQPDIVRIDPAEVAAQIRSWPAWLTGPASVGCYLQRADDRLVLNAVHAGHGRQTARVRHLLDRAGAPVPARAPDPRVAEFTGLFGSTLNARVPTARYEIGYPGTTGAPGGERLPVADLVVRHDPDLDLVGLWHADTPVVPVHPGMMADFHLPPLARFADRAFNPAYQVHPSAPPLVPHDATPDAVVRLPRVEIGSVVVRRARWTFPIDRVPPRTAAGSDADHLLRLAAWRREHGVPARCFARSWGEETAVSVAKARKPSYVDFGDWFLVAAFDRRLSGRSTVLLEEALPEPGADGTHVAEYFVELDDREEAP
- a CDS encoding thiopeptide-type bacteriocin biosynthesis protein, with amino-acid sequence MIRTTTAADWLAAHLFHHGNLDDLLVRLVAPLVRELDRPAFFLRYWDGGNHVRLRVLAPDDRDAVGAVIRDRAEAYFAESPAPDLMSAEHYRSVAPGLALGEGLTDYLPELRPNNSVLFQPYTREHHRYGHGASMEAAEHHFAESSAVVLDLLGTHPSTRQRDTACYALILLAWFAAEPDPVRLTAWRDRLDRGWAERFGPLGVVAEAESAQVFERDRGTLVAIADRLRAGRVGGSVLGRWSASVTALAASLRRPDARAPEGGPLPVLDACAHLLCNRLGVSPAAEVHLRRLAVAAVLEATR
- a CDS encoding thiopeptide maturation pyridine synthase, with product MTPHALHIAHHAPDCDDLLLDAVRPVLESVPGGYFLRHWQRGPHLRVITPEPVPDDDVRRLADHLAAHPSTTVLDQDALLPAHRRLAAAEQVSGPLTPFYPDNTVRRADHDDRSAVLGAAADLVTAAHVATTPVLFDVLTDVRAGGSRLGIALDLVLATAHAYAEGGIAGGFVSFRSHAEAFLADGDREAVRRRWDGEYARRREALRDRLDAVTSTVDCEAAVPHVRRWLAALDPVRDRAGELLATGELAFDRVRGAATSEFHRTLDTNERWHAEVAPSVAFGTYRVLLNCAYLQLTRLGIRPVERFALCHLAANAVEEREGVRALDLVRDDPTPVNHLATNDLGGRP